GCCAGGGGCAGGATTTGAGACCCTGAGGAAGCGCGCATGACCCCTGACACCCCCCACCAGCATGGCCCAGGCTGCAGCCACACCACACCACCAAGCCCCCCTCAGGCCAGCCAGGCAGACCCACGGCGCGCCTTGGCCTCCCAAACCCTTGCAAACCTCCTGAAGCAGGATGGCCACACGCTTGAAGCCCCCCTCAGCGCCTTGAGCGAACGCGCAGGCGTGATTCATGCCGTGTTCATGGCCAACGCCCAGACGGCACCCGTGCTGAGCGCCCTTAAGCCACGGCTGGAGCAAGCGCTTGAAAAGGCCCTTGGCCAGCCTGTGCGCGCAAGCTTCATGGCCCAGCGCGGTGCCGCGCGCGAAGCCCTCGCCCCAGGCGCGCCCAAGCCAGCCCACCATGGCCAGGCGGAGCCAGGGCCTGCGGCCGTCCCTGGCGGCATCCACGCCGCTTTGGCTGTGGCCTCTGGCAAGGGGGGGGTGGGCAAGTCCACCGTGGCTGTCAACTTAGCCTGCGGCCTGGCAAAGCTGGGGCTGCGCGTTGGCCTGCTGGACGCTGACATCCACGGCCCTTCCATCGCGCGCATGATGGGGGCTGGCAAAGCTGGCAAGCCTGAGGTGAAGGGCGGCAAGCTCATCCCCCTGACAGGGCCTGAGGGGGTGCGCTATGTCTCCATTGCGCTTTTGGCTGACGAACGCCAGGCCATGATATGGCGCGGCCCCATGGTGATGGGCGCGCTAACGCAGCTCATCAAGGATGTGGTGTGGGGGGAGCTGGACCTGCTTGTGGTGGATATGCCCCCTGGCACAGGTGACGCCCAAATCACCTTGACAAAAACCCTCGCCCCTCAGCTGGCCAAGGGCGGGGCCGTTGTCGTCTCCACCCCCCAGGCGGTGGCCCTGATGGACGCCCGCCGTGGCCTGACCTTGTTTGAGCGCACTAAGACGCCCGTTCTGGGCCTGGTGGAGAACATGTCCTTTTTCGCCTGTCCGCACTGCCAGGGGGAGACGGCCCTTTTTGGCCATGGCGGTGTCGCACGGGAGGCAGAGGCCCTGAACGTGCCCTTCCTGGGGGAGGTGCCCCTGCTGCCCGCCATCCGTGAAGGGGGCGATGAAGGTGTGCCCAGCGTTTCAGAACCAGGAAGTGCTGCTGGCAAGGCCTTCATGGCGCTGGCCAAGAACGTGGCCGCCAGCCTGGCCAGCCGCCAGAGCCAGAGTCTGGGGGGGGAGCAACCAGGTGCCCACCAACAGTCGGCCCCCTGAACCATCTGCTTGATGAAGCTTGATAAAGCTTGATGAAAAAAGCCCCTGCCCCTCACCACAGCCCAGCTTTGCCGCTAGCGCCGCCTTGGTGGGCTTGCACGCAGGCAGGCACCCTGCGAAACAAGGTGAAACGGGGTGGGGCAGGGCCACTCTCTGGTAAGCGCCAACAGGGCGGGAGGACGCAGCGTGAAAACCTATCTGACCCTTCTGCGCTGGTTTTTCATCGTGTTCATCCCTTTTCTGGGCGCTGGGCTGATGGATTGCTCAGGCCAGCAAAGCGTGAAGCACAGGGGCCTTTCAACCGATGGCTACGGCTTCACCGATACCAACCCCGTTCTGCCGCCACCAGCTGCCTTGTTAGCGCAGCGCGGGCAGGGGCGTGGCCAGGGGGGGGATATCGCCATGGCCACAGGTGGTGGGCGCTTCACCGCCATGCCCAAGCTGGTTCAGGCTGAACCAGCCGCAGCCCCTGTACGCCCTTTAGCTGAATCAGCCCAGTCCGCCGCCCTGTTTGCTGCCCAGCCCAACGCCCAAGCAGTGCCGCAGAGTTTCCGCCAGGCCGCTTTCGCCCAATCTATGCCGGCAACGCCAAGCTTGCCTGCCCAGGCAGCAGCGCGCACAACCATTCAGCGCCACGCTGCGCCAGCGCCAAAGCGCCCCGCCCAGATGAATGACGGCGAGACCTTTAGCCTCTCCAGCGCTGACTGACCAAGCTAAAGTTAGGGCTGACTAGGGGCTGGCTGGGGCCGTGCCCCAACATGCCCAGGCCTGCCTGGCAAACCCTCCAGACAATCAATCCCAGTTCATCAATCAAGGTCCCCCAGGCCAGCCTGGGCAACGCAGCTTTTGTAGGCCGCCACAGCTGGGGCTATTCCCTTGGTCGGCACTGCTAGGCCAGAGGCAATGGGCGCGCCCGTGCTGGCCGCCGCCAGCGAGAAGGTGAAATTCTGCGTGCCAGGCAGGCCGTTCAGCACCTTCACGTAATCGGCCTTCGGCATGGAGGGGTTGAGGAGCAGGTCGCGGTCAGCCGCCACAAGGTGGGTGTTCATGGCTTTGTCATCCTCCCAAAACACCATGCCAACTGTGCCGCCTGGCTTCAGATTCCAGGCGGCGTCACCTACAACGATTTGGTACAGGACAGGCGGGGCGTGCTCGCCCAAATCACCTTTGACATTGTCCTCATTGCGCAGCGTGACAAAAGCCAGCATGTGCCCCTGCGCCCCGGAGACCATGCGGCAGGAGGCCACAAGCCCTGGCTGCGTGTTGGAGAGGTTGCGCACAACGACCCACCCCGTGGCGCCGCCATTATAGACCGTTTCCATGGCTGTTAACGGTTGGGTGTCTGGCTGGCCGCTGTCAGGGGCAGTGGTAGGGGTGGGGCTTGGCGCGGCCAGGGCAGGGCAGCTGCCAGCCAGCAGACACCCCCCCAGCAACGCGCTCCAAACCTGGCGCTTGAGCGCGCGGGAAGGGGCTGGGCTGGGGGGAGGGGTGGTTTGGCACTGGGATCTCATGGTTTGGCCTTAAACTTGAAAGGTGGTAACGGCCCCGTGAGGGATGAAAAGGGTTTTAATGCATATTCTGCTCTGAAGACACTTGATTGCCAGAACAGGAAATGCGAATGAAGGCCCATAACGGCGCTAAGCTTCAGGCTGGACAGCGCCTGGGCCGGATTAGCACAGTGGTAGTGCAGCGGTTTTGTAAACCGAAGGTCGGGGGTTCAAATCCCTCATCCGGCACCATGGAAATTCCCTGAAAAAAGCTAAAAGAGGCTGGAAACAGCCACTTTCAAAGCCTTCTCGGTTTTTGGCCCTTAGGCGTCTGAAGCGCCTCAAACGTCTGAAACGACACTAAGGAACGAATCGGGCAAAAACGGCCGTTCCCTGTTCAGTGCCCAAGTCAAAAGGCTACCCTGTTAAATCAGGGCCCAACCATGTGGTGTGGGCTGACCGCTTTTGCTTGAAGGGCCCAGCATCCCAATCCCTTGATTCCAGAGCCGCCATATAGGGCGAAGCCCGTTAAAGCCCGAAGTGACGGAGCATAGAACATAGTTCAAGCGTAGTAAGTCTTCGGGCTAATAGGCGGCGATAAGGGAACTAGAACTGATTCACGCTTCAACGGCTGCAAACAGCCAGTAAATGCACTATGGGCCCATCTATCCCTCTCTTCAAGCCAGTTCTGGCGACAGCCCGTAACTGCCGTTTTTTCAAGGCGCTCAAAATTAGGGATAGAATGGAAGCTATGTTTGATGGCTACACCGTGCCCCACAGGCAGCTCAGAAAGGGCAGTGCTGGTTTGGGGTTTCCTGGGCACCTCCTATTAACCCTGAAGTTCAGTTCGCCTGAGCTTACGCTCGGCGCTGTCTTGGAACTCCCTGACCAGTGCTTTCTGCTGCCTTGCCCTCCGGGCTGTCTTGAACCCTAAAAGCCGGTGTTTCACGCTGTTTGGCTTAAAAGCCTGCACAGGTTCCACATCGGCATCTACGGCTGGTTAGCCTAAGGGGGTTCGCTCAATAGCCCATGGCTTGGGCGATGAAGCGGCGGCGCAGCGGCGGCAGGCGCGCCATGACATTCATGCCAAGGCGGCGCGCAGTGATGGCCACCGGGTTACGGCTGCTGAAGAGACGTTCCATCACATCGCACCCCACAAGCATGGCGAAGTCCTCAGGCCGGGCTTGGCGCTGGTAGCGGGCCAGCAGTTCTGGGCTGCCCAGGTCGGCACCCTGGCTGAAAGCCTCCCCCAACAGGCGCACGATGAGGCGGACGTCCCTGAACCCCAAATTCATGCCCTGCCCCGCCACAGGGTGGAGGCCGTGGGCGGCGTCACCCGCCAGCAACAGCCGCTCGGCCTTGTAGCGGTGGGCGTATTGGGAGGTCAGCGGGTAGCGCCAGCGCTTGCCAGCTAGTTTCAGCGCCCCTAGAGAGCGGTCGCCAAGGCGCTTTTGGGCTTGGCGCAGGAAGGCCTCCGCTGGCAGCGTGGCCAGGTGGTGGATGCGCTCTGGCGTGTCTGTCCACACAAGAGCTGAGCGAAACTCGCCCCCTGGGCCAGGCGGCAGGGGGAGGCGCGCGAAGGGGCCTTCAGGCAAGAAATGCTCCAGCGCGCTGCCATGGTGGGGGCGTTCATGCACAAGGGGTACCACTAGGGCGTGCTTGCCGTAAGGCAGCACGGTGAGGGGAATGCCAGCTGCCTCCCGCAGGGCGGAACGGCGCCCATCGCAAGCGATGGCCAGGGGGGCTGTGATGGTGCGAGCGCTCTCCTGGCCATACCCTTCCTGCCCTGCTGGGGATAGGCTGATGGTCACGCCCTCTGGGGAGAAAGCGAAATCAGCCTCCGTCTGCTCAAACACCGTCACGCCAGCAGCGCCTGGCTGGGCTGGGCGTGCGGCCTCCAAAGCGTGGGTGATGGCTGGCAGGAGGTCGTAGGCCTCCACCATCCAGCCAAAGGGGTGGCCTTCAGGGGCGTCACCTGGGGTGAAGGTCACTTTGTCCAGGTTCTGGCGCAACGCGCGCCCCAACAGGCCCCCTGGCAGGCCATCCGCCACGGGGCGGCCTGCTGAATCGATGATGTCAATGGTGGTGATAGGCTCTGCTTGACGGGGCAGACGCGTCCAAATGCCGCTTTCCGCCAAAAGGGGTATCACCCCCTCCGCCAAAGCGTAGGCGCGCCCATCAAGCTCTGGCCGGGGGGCGCGGGGCAGGGCGTTGCGTTCCACCACTGCCACGCGCAGGCCTTTGCGCGCTAAAAGGCAGGCGATGGTGGCGCCAATGGGACCAGCGCCGTTGATGCAAACGTCAAACGCACCCCCACTGCTTTGCTGGGCGCCAGAGCGGGCTGCCAGGGCAGGGAGCGGCTGAACAGAGGCTTGGTTCGTGCTGGGGTGCTTTGTGTTCAAGGATTGCTCCTGCAGGCTGGATGGTTGGTGGGTGCGCCTTCTCCTGGCCCTATCTTAAGTGCTGGCAAATGGCGTTGAGGGCAAGTTGCAACGCTGCAAGGTGGCTGTCATGTGCCCGTGGCCCCCTCTGGTCCCCAACCTGGCCCCGCCAGCCGCTTGGGGAGGGAGGTTGGCCTTGGCTAGGGCGCCCTTCCCAGCAGCGCTTATCCGTGATGAAGTGGCTGTGGCGGGTTTGTAACGTTCTGGTCATGGCTTGCGCCCCTGGCCCAGGGCGGTGACGGGGCCTGGCCCCGTTGCCCTTTGTTTCTACCCCTTTACCCCCCTTGACCCTTTAATCCATCCCTTTGATCCATGTCCTGAATTTGGGAGAACAGCCCATGACAACTGCCCATCCATCCCTGCGCCTGCCTGGTGCCCTGGCCGCTGTGGCCACTTGTGCAGCCTTCCTGGCCTTGCCCGCCCAGGCGGCCCCTGTGGTTGGCGCGCCCCAGGTTAATGTGCCGGCGGCAGGTCCCACGCGCCCAGCAGCCCCCACCGTGGCGGCAGCGCCTGCTGCAGCCGACCCTGGGCCAACTGTGTTCCCCACCGCCATCGACCCAGCCTACAAGGCCATGTCAACGGGCAAGGCGCGGATGCACACCTGCTTGAAGCAGTACAAAGCCAACAAGAAGGCGGGCAGCGGCAATGGCGGCCTGCACTGGATTGGCAAGGACGCTTACTGGTCGCAGTGCTCAGCGCGCTTGAAACCCACCCAGTCCGCCCAACCATCCACCAAGTAAGGCCTCTGCCAAATCCTGAAGCCCCATACTTTGCGCAACAAACAGGGGCGTTTTAGGCGTTGAACAACCCGCCAGCCCACTGCCAGGGGCGGCGCTGCCCAGGCAGCGCTTCCTGGTGCAAGTGGGGCAGGGCTGCTTGGGCAGAGGCCACATCGTCAAACAGCGCGAAGCAGGTGGCGCCTGAGCCGCTCATCCTGGCCAGGCGCGCTCCAGGCAATGCTGAAAGGGCGCCTAGAAGGGCGGTGATAGCTGGCTCCTCAGCCTCTGCCGGCGCTTGAAGGTCGTTGCCCGTCTGCCCCAGCCATGATGCCAGCTCCCCCGCTGTGGCCCATCCTCGGCTGGGGTAAGGTGGCGCTGGCGGCGTGAAGGGGGCTGCAGCTTCTTTCAAGCGCTTAAAAATAGCAGGTGTGGAAACAGGCACCCCAGGGTTGGCCAGCACCATGCCCACTGGGGGCATAGCTGGCGCTGGGGTGAGGTGTTCGCCAATGCCCGCCATCCGCACTGCACGCTGCTGCAAGCAAACAGGCACGTCAGCGCCAAGTGTGGGGGCTATCGTTGCCAGGCGCGCGCCATCAGCACCCCACAGGCGCGCTAGAAGGCGCAGGCAGGCTGCGGCATCTGCCGATCCACCACCAATGCCTGAGGCCACAGGCAGGTTCTTGGCCAGGTTAAGGTGAAGGGCGCGCAGCTGTGCAGCCCCCCCCTGCTGCCCCAAAGCCTTGGGCGCTAAGGCACGCGCAGCCCTGATGACGAGGTTTTCCTGCACTGCCTGCGCTTTGCCCTGGCTTGCCGCTTCAGCCTGCAGGGTAGGGCCGAATGCGCCCCCAAGCGCCAGCGTGGGGCCTGCCGTGGTTTCGCCTAGGGTGAGGGTGTCATGGGCGCCGGCAAACACCACCAGGCTGTCGAGGAGGTGGTAGCCATCCCCCCGCCGCCCCGTCACATGGAGGTAGAGGTTGATCTTGGCGTGGGCGTTCTCGCTTCTGGCCTGGGGGGTGCTAATGGGGGAAGGCATGGTTGGTTTGTCCGTCTGGCAGGGGTGGTGGGCTAGCGCTGCCCAAAGCTGGGCGTGCCGCCGCGCCCATGCCCCCTACCATTGGTGCCGCCTTGGGCGCCAGCGCCTGGAGCGCCGCTGCGCTTTGCCCCGCTGCCCATCAAGGCTAGAATGAAGCCATGACAACCACCCCTCCCCCAAGCCCGCAAGCCGCCCCACCAGCCACTATGGCGGACCAGATTCTGGAAGGGGGGCGCGATGCCCTCCTAGCGGCGCTGCGCCTGCAGTGCGAATGGGGCTGTGGGGAGGCCGTCTCTGACGACATGCGCCTACCGCCCGCTATTTTGAAAGGGGAGTCGCAAGCAGCGCGCGCAGCCGGACCTCTGGCTTTGGGTGAAGCCAACCGTGCAAGCTCCCCCCAAGGCAACGCCAAACCCCAGCCTACCCCAGCGCAGGCGGGGGAGGTGGCGGCCGCCCGCAGCTGGCCTGACCTCGCCACCCTGATGGCGCGCGATGGTGGCGCTGGCCTTGCGCGCACAGCAACGCGCTTGGTAGCGCCCGCTTTAGTTAGGCAGCCACGCCTGATTGTGGTGATGGATGGCCCAGCCGCTGAAAGCGACCGCACAGGGGACGCCTGGGCGGGGGAAGGTGGCGCGCTGCTGCGCCAGTGTCTGCACTCGATTGATATGGACCCGGGGACGGTTTCCCTGCTGCCAGCACTGCCTTGGCGCCCCCCTGGCGACAGGCCGCCCCAACCTGCTGAGATGAAAGCCTGCGCTCCCTTCCTGCTGCGGCAGCTGGCACTGGCCACCACCCGCGCTGGGGTGAGCGTTGGGGGAAGCTCAGGCCAGCCCCCGCTGCTGGTGCTGGGTGCTTATGCTTGCCAGATGATCCTTGGGCGAGAGGTGCCTTTCGCCCAAAGGCGCGGCCAATGGGCGCAGCTTGAGCGGTCGGGACCCTTGTGGCGTGGCGCCCCCCAAACCAGCCAGGTGGAAGGCCCAGAGGGACAGGGGGAATCCCCACCGCTGGCAGCGCTAGCGGTGATGGTCAGCTACCACCCGCTGCAGCTGCAGGCCTCCCCCAATATGCGGCGCCTTCTGTGGGATGATTTGCGCGCGCTGCGCCGCCACTTGGGAGGTGGAGTGCTTACCTGAACAAGCGCTCTGGAGGCATGGCTGGGGGTGGCGGGCCCTGCAGGGGGCGCAGGGCTGGAATGGCGGCACTGCAGCCATGGGGGTGAAAACGTCCCCCCTTGCTTGCCGCAGGGGGGGGAGGGGCGTTAAATGCGCACCGAGTTATGCGCCCGGTGCGGCGCATGAAGGCCCTTTCCCCGATGCCGTGCCTGCCGCAGGTGGTGGCGCCGTTTCCAGCGCAAGGCTTCGCAGGCGTGGCCTGCGCAGATTTCCCTTGCAGGAATGGCCCCCACCCCGACAGTCTGGGGCATCTTGAACAGTGAGTGCTTCACAATGTCTCTGAACCCCGTCCTGGAGCGCGTGACAGCGCGCATCGCGCGCCGCTCTGAAAAATCACGCAAGCTCTACCTTGACCTGATGGCGCACAACCTCAAGTACGCCCCCAACCGCAAAACGCTGCCATGCTCCAACATGGCCCACGCCGTTGCTGCCGAGCCTGAGAAGGTGAAGGAGGAGCTGATCCATCCAGCCCCCCACCACCCCAATATCGGCATCATCACCACCTACAACGACATGCTCTCGGCCCATCAGCCTTACGAGCACTACCCTGAGCAGATCCGCCTGTTCGCGCGTGAAAAGGGCGCCACCGTGCAGGTGGCTGCTGGCGCCCCCGCCATGTGTGACGGCGTCACCCAGGGGCAGGAGGGCATGGACATGTCCCTCTTCTCCCGCGATGTCATCGCTAAATCCACCGCCATCGGCCTGTCGCACTGCATGTATGACAGCGTGGCGCTGCTGGGCGTGTGCGACAAGATCGTTCCTGGCTTGCTGATGGGCGCGCTGCGCTTTGGGCACCTGCCGCAGATCCTCATCCCCGCTGGCCCCATGCCCTCTGGTATGCCCAACGAGGAGAAGAGCAAAATCCGTAAGCTCTTCGTTGAAGGCAAAGTGGGCCTTGAAGAGGCCATGCACGCTGAGATGGCCTCCTACCATGCCCCTGGCACCTGCACCTTCTACGGTACGGCCAACACCAACCAGATGGTCGCTGAGTTCATGGGCCTGATGATGCCTGACTCTGCCTTCATCATCACCAACACCCCCCTGCGCACAGCCATGACGCGCGCTGGCATCCACCGCCTGGTGGACATCAGCCTGGGTTCTGACAAGCCGCTGCCCCTGATGGACCTGGTGAACGAGAAATCCGTCACCAACGCCATTGTCGGCCTGATGGCCACGGGTGGGTCCACCAACCTGACCATCCACCTCATCGCCATCGCCCGCGCTGCCGGCCTGGTTGTGGATTGGGACGACTACAACGCCCTTTCGGAGGTCGTGCCTGACCTGGCGAAGATCTACCCCTCCAGCCCGACCGACATCAACGGCTTCCACCGCGCTGGCGGCATCCCCACCGTCATCAAGGAGCTGGCCTCTATCGGGCTTCTGCACACGGACTGCCCCACCATCAGCGGCGGCAGCATCCTCGACTATGCCCAGCGCGCCACGCTGGACGGGCAGAACGTCAAATACGTGCCGGCAGCACCCACGACCGACACCAAGACACTGCGCCCGCTTTCAGACCCCTTCTCCAAAACGGGCGGGCTGAAGCTGTTCAAGGGCAATCTGGGCCGTGGCGTCTCCAAAGTTTCCGCTGTGGCGCCAGATCGCCTGGTGACCAAGGCCCCCGCCATGATCTTCCAGACGCAGGAGGACGTGATGGCCGCCCAGCGCGAAGGCAAGCTGGACCAGGATACAGTGGTGGTCGTGCGCTTCCAGGGACCGCGCGCCAACGGCATGCCGGAACTGCACAAGCTTATCCCCGTTCTGGCTGTGCAGATGGACAAGGGCTACAAAATCGCCCTCGTCACCGATGGGCGCCTCTCAGGCGCCAGCGGCTTCGTGCCAGCTGTGGTGCATGTC
The sequence above is drawn from the Formicincola oecophyllae genome and encodes:
- a CDS encoding FAD-dependent monooxygenase, with the protein product MNTKHPSTNQASVQPLPALAARSGAQQSSGGAFDVCINGAGPIGATIACLLARKGLRVAVVERNALPRAPRPELDGRAYALAEGVIPLLAESGIWTRLPRQAEPITTIDIIDSAGRPVADGLPGGLLGRALRQNLDKVTFTPGDAPEGHPFGWMVEAYDLLPAITHALEAARPAQPGAAGVTVFEQTEADFAFSPEGVTISLSPAGQEGYGQESARTITAPLAIACDGRRSALREAAGIPLTVLPYGKHALVVPLVHERPHHGSALEHFLPEGPFARLPLPPGPGGEFRSALVWTDTPERIHHLATLPAEAFLRQAQKRLGDRSLGALKLAGKRWRYPLTSQYAHRYKAERLLLAGDAAHGLHPVAGQGMNLGFRDVRLIVRLLGEAFSQGADLGSPELLARYQRQARPEDFAMLVGCDVMERLFSSRNPVAITARRLGMNVMARLPPLRRRFIAQAMGY
- the edd gene encoding phosphogluconate dehydratase, whose protein sequence is MSLNPVLERVTARIARRSEKSRKLYLDLMAHNLKYAPNRKTLPCSNMAHAVAAEPEKVKEELIHPAPHHPNIGIITTYNDMLSAHQPYEHYPEQIRLFAREKGATVQVAAGAPAMCDGVTQGQEGMDMSLFSRDVIAKSTAIGLSHCMYDSVALLGVCDKIVPGLLMGALRFGHLPQILIPAGPMPSGMPNEEKSKIRKLFVEGKVGLEEAMHAEMASYHAPGTCTFYGTANTNQMVAEFMGLMMPDSAFIITNTPLRTAMTRAGIHRLVDISLGSDKPLPLMDLVNEKSVTNAIVGLMATGGSTNLTIHLIAIARAAGLVVDWDDYNALSEVVPDLAKIYPSSPTDINGFHRAGGIPTVIKELASIGLLHTDCPTISGGSILDYAQRATLDGQNVKYVPAAPTTDTKTLRPLSDPFSKTGGLKLFKGNLGRGVSKVSAVAPDRLVTKAPAMIFQTQEDVMAAQREGKLDQDTVVVVRFQGPRANGMPELHKLIPVLAVQMDKGYKIALVTDGRLSGASGFVPAVVHVCPEAQRGGPLAKLKNGDMMLVDGVTGDLKVLVDEAEFNARPDAPKVRPDVGTGRELFSANRRYAPSAEEGASSMEALMIEDINEVGDDFAGEFNSVGKAMR
- a CDS encoding Mrp/NBP35 family ATP-binding protein, with product MTPDTPHQHGPGCSHTTPPSPPQASQADPRRALASQTLANLLKQDGHTLEAPLSALSERAGVIHAVFMANAQTAPVLSALKPRLEQALEKALGQPVRASFMAQRGAAREALAPGAPKPAHHGQAEPGPAAVPGGIHAALAVASGKGGVGKSTVAVNLACGLAKLGLRVGLLDADIHGPSIARMMGAGKAGKPEVKGGKLIPLTGPEGVRYVSIALLADERQAMIWRGPMVMGALTQLIKDVVWGELDLLVVDMPPGTGDAQITLTKTLAPQLAKGGAVVVSTPQAVALMDARRGLTLFERTKTPVLGLVENMSFFACPHCQGETALFGHGGVAREAEALNVPFLGEVPLLPAIREGGDEGVPSVSEPGSAAGKAFMALAKNVAASLASRQSQSLGGEQPGAHQQSAP
- a CDS encoding 4-(cytidine 5'-diphospho)-2-C-methyl-D-erythritol kinase; protein product: MPSPISTPQARSENAHAKINLYLHVTGRRGDGYHLLDSLVVFAGAHDTLTLGETTAGPTLALGGAFGPTLQAEAASQGKAQAVQENLVIRAARALAPKALGQQGGAAQLRALHLNLAKNLPVASGIGGGSADAAACLRLLARLWGADGARLATIAPTLGADVPVCLQQRAVRMAGIGEHLTPAPAMPPVGMVLANPGVPVSTPAIFKRLKEAAAPFTPPAPPYPSRGWATAGELASWLGQTGNDLQAPAEAEEPAITALLGALSALPGARLARMSGSGATCFALFDDVASAQAALPHLHQEALPGQRRPWQWAGGLFNA
- a CDS encoding uracil-DNA glycosylase, whose protein sequence is MTTTPPPSPQAAPPATMADQILEGGRDALLAALRLQCEWGCGEAVSDDMRLPPAILKGESQAARAAGPLALGEANRASSPQGNAKPQPTPAQAGEVAAARSWPDLATLMARDGGAGLARTATRLVAPALVRQPRLIVVMDGPAAESDRTGDAWAGEGGALLRQCLHSIDMDPGTVSLLPALPWRPPGDRPPQPAEMKACAPFLLRQLALATTRAGVSVGGSSGQPPLLVLGAYACQMILGREVPFAQRRGQWAQLERSGPLWRGAPQTSQVEGPEGQGESPPLAALAVMVSYHPLQLQASPNMRRLLWDDLRALRRHLGGGVLT